From one Triticum aestivum cultivar Chinese Spring chromosome 4B, IWGSC CS RefSeq v2.1, whole genome shotgun sequence genomic stretch:
- the LOC123090443 gene encoding uncharacterized protein yields the protein MGRPGLNGPEPLLPSLLEKPPASVSPPHSIASPRLAAVPRNPLSVDPIHLRDITRRLVLLSRSDLTPARPSLLRRQKEKMLYKIHSHAEIQALQARTDELGHSNEHMDVKLVSLESVRIARESYALLRPLIMESRSWECPELDSLSDVAGLSLEIQKLEHDVLPQLTVQEAKLERGALEALLLMKSSAAKLLHMSKCLKEALGVLLAEDVKKLSIVLSDTAVHVLKGKFNSGLLQERVPWLVELVTDVLETPVRFCDTRKRKYSDE from the exons ATGGGCCGGCCTGGGTTAAACGGGCCCGAACCCCTCTTGCCCTCGCTCCTAGAAAAGCCGCCCGCCTCCGTCTCTCCCCCGCACTccatcgcctcgcctcgcctcgccgccgttcCCCGCAACCCCCTGTCTGTCGACCCAATTCATCTCAGGGATATCACCCGACGCCTCGTCCTCCTCTCCAGATCAGATCTTACGCCCGCCCGCCCGAG TCTTCTTCGCCGCCAAAAGGAAAAGATGCTCTACAAAATCCACTCCCATGCCGAAATCCAAGCCCTGCAGGCCCGCACCGATGAGCTGGGCCACTCCAATGAGCACATGGATGTGAAGCTTGTCTCTCTGGAGTCGGTGCGCATAGCGCGCGAGTCGTATGCACTCCTCCGCCCGCTGATCATGGAGTCGAGGTCCTGGGAATGCCCGGAGCTGGATTCCCTCTCGGACGTGGCAGGCTTGTCGCTGGAAATCCAAAAGCTCGAGCATGATGTGTTACCCCAGCTCACGGTTCAGGAGGCTAAGCTGGAACGGGGTGCCCTGGAAGCCCTCCTACTCATGAAGAGCTCAGCAGCTAAGCTCTTACATATGAGTAAGTGCTTGAAGGAAGCCTTGGGCGTATTGCTTGCCGAGGATGTCAAAAAGCTGAGCATAGTGCTAAGCGATACTGCTGTTCATGTACTCAAAGGTAAGTTCAACAGTGGCTTGCTTCAGGAGCGTGTCCCGTGGCTGGTCGAGCTGGTCACCGATGTGTTGGAGACCCCGGTTCGTTTCTGTGATACTCGTAAGCGTAAGTATTCTGATGAGTAG